The Candidatus Manganitrophaceae bacterium genome contains a region encoding:
- a CDS encoding signal recognition particle protein, with protein MMLENLTKKLDAVFKKIRGRGLLTEKNIDEALREVRLALLEADVHFKVAKSFIEWIREKAVGKEILEGLAPGQQVVKIVWEELSRLMGGKGETIALSSQPPTLIMLVGLQGSGKTTTAGKLARRFKREGKRVLLVAGDLQRLAAVSQLQTLGKGLDIPVMEPGAEKNPVAVMKKGAVRGKTEGFDVVIFDTAGRLQVDEALMAELVQMKSGISPDEILFVADAMTGQIAVNVAQKFHQDLGLTGIILTKTEGDARGGALLSIRSVTGAPIKFIGTGEKLEDLEPFHPDRMASRILGMGDVLSLVELAEESYTKEQAEILEKKIRKEEFTLEDFAQQVKQMKKIGGMGKIMEMIPGAKNMKSLPDQSKMEKEMKHVEAIISSMTHKERRVPSIINGNRRKRISRGSGTSVQDINRLLKQFYQAKKMLKRMTSGKMKGLGQMMSPFG; from the coding sequence ATCATGTTGGAAAATTTGACAAAAAAGCTTGATGCGGTCTTCAAAAAGATCCGGGGACGAGGTCTTTTAACCGAGAAGAACATCGATGAGGCCCTAAGGGAAGTCCGCCTTGCCTTGCTGGAGGCGGATGTCCATTTTAAGGTGGCCAAATCGTTTATCGAATGGATTCGCGAAAAAGCGGTCGGAAAAGAAATTCTTGAGGGCTTGGCCCCTGGACAGCAGGTGGTCAAGATTGTATGGGAAGAGCTTTCCCGCCTGATGGGAGGAAAGGGGGAGACCATCGCCCTTTCTTCGCAGCCTCCGACATTGATCATGCTGGTCGGGCTTCAGGGCTCTGGAAAAACGACCACTGCCGGGAAATTGGCACGGCGCTTTAAGCGGGAAGGAAAGCGGGTGCTCTTGGTCGCGGGAGATTTACAGCGCCTTGCCGCAGTGTCCCAACTGCAAACGCTTGGAAAGGGATTGGATATTCCGGTTATGGAACCGGGGGCTGAAAAGAACCCTGTCGCCGTGATGAAAAAAGGGGCCGTACGAGGCAAAACTGAAGGTTTCGATGTGGTGATCTTCGATACGGCGGGCCGATTGCAGGTTGACGAGGCCTTGATGGCGGAGTTGGTTCAGATGAAGTCCGGCATCTCCCCGGATGAAATTCTATTTGTGGCCGATGCAATGACTGGTCAAATTGCCGTGAATGTCGCCCAGAAATTTCATCAGGATCTTGGCCTAACCGGGATTATTTTAACAAAGACGGAAGGCGATGCGCGGGGCGGGGCCCTCCTGTCCATTCGGTCTGTGACGGGCGCGCCGATTAAGTTTATCGGGACCGGAGAAAAACTGGAGGATCTTGAACCCTTTCACCCGGACAGAATGGCTTCTCGTATCCTCGGGATGGGCGATGTTCTTTCTTTGGTCGAATTGGCCGAAGAGAGTTATACCAAAGAACAGGCCGAAATCCTCGAGAAAAAGATCCGGAAGGAAGAGTTTACGCTTGAGGACTTTGCACAACAAGTCAAGCAGATGAAGAAGATCGGGGGCATGGGAAAGATAATGGAGATGATTCCGGGTGCGAAGAATATGAAATCTCTTCCTGACCAGAGTAAGATGGAAAAAGAGATGAAGCATGTGGAAGCCATTATTTCATCGATGACCCATAAAGAGAGACGCGTTCCGAGTATTATCAATGGGAACAGAAGGAAAAGAATCTCAAGAGGAAGCGGGACCTCTGTTCAGGATATCAATCGTCTTCTTAAGCAGTTTTATCAGGCAAAGAAGATGTTGAAGCGGATGACTTCCGGTAAGATGAAGGGGCTAGGGCAAATGATGTCGCCCTTTGGATGA
- the rpsP gene encoding 30S ribosomal protein S16, protein MAVRIRLTRMGRHKRPFYRIVVADSEAPRDGKFIEILGTYDPLGAEAKIQVKEEKAIHWLKKGATVSDTVKSIFSKVQLFKKLKESNA, encoded by the coding sequence ATGGCAGTACGGATTAGATTGACTCGAATGGGAAGACATAAGCGGCCTTTTTACCGGATAGTGGTCGCGGATTCTGAGGCGCCGAGAGACGGGAAGTTTATCGAAATTCTGGGGACTTACGATCCATTGGGGGCCGAAGCCAAGATACAGGTCAAGGAAGAAAAGGCGATCCATTGGCTGAAAAAGGGTGCCACGGTCTCTGATACGGTGAAGTCGATATTCAGTAAGGTGCAATTGTTTAAAAAATTAAAGGAGTCGAACGCATAG